The following is a genomic window from Nicotiana tabacum cultivar K326 chromosome 3, ASM71507v2, whole genome shotgun sequence.
TAAGCCTGCGCAACAAAAATGAGTGATTTATCTTTAGCAGTATATAAAATAGTCCAAgagcttctttttttttattcctatGAAAAAAATCACATTTCATATATGTCATATAATAAAAAGTCTAAATTCAGACCAAGGATTATTGAAGGTTGAAGTATTTTTCAGTGTGTTTCTTTGAATATGGATGAGGTGCTGGAGAAGACAAGCAAGTTGTTCTGTTATGCCCAACTTATTTACATCGACTGCATTTGGTAGACTTGAATGGTACTGATTCAGTCACTGGTATAtgcctcttcttttgtcttcttccttgTAAAATCTCTACATCGGGAGGTTTTGTGATCTCAGATTGTACATTTTGTGGTATATCCCATGATTTTTGATCTCCCACTATATTCACATGTCCTTCATATGTTTTCAACCATGTTTCCTTTGAATACCAATTTGAGTAGTAATCAGATTTCTACAGATATCTCTTATTAATAGTAGCAATTGCATGTGGACAGGGCaattcatcaagttggaattCCAGGAAGTCACACGTTCTCTTCTTTAAGTCCACAATGAATTCGATTCCTTCTCTATTTATTCTGAACAACATTGAATCAATGTTGAACAcctaacaaggaataaaaaattaagacaaactatattagtgtattgttgcttcaaaaagaaaaagtatgaaatTTTTTAAATGTAAGCAGTAAATCACTACAACAGATATAAAAAGctgaagttaataaatatactcacaaACATTTTACAAGCCAAGTCCATTTTCTTAATCATCTCTTCTGCCCATATTGATACTCTGTGAAAAGTTTCATTTGCCTTTTTTCTCCGTTCGTAAAACCACTCTCCTAACTTTTCTTGGATGAAATCTAACATTCTTAAAATAGGCATTTCTCTCCCTTTTAGTAAAATGGAATTCATTGATTCTACCATGTTTGTTGTTAGCATATCATAACGTCGCCGTAGGAACCACGATCTCGCCCATCTCTCTAGAGGCTCTTCCATTATGTAATTGTATGTTTTCTTGTCATTACTTTTGAGTTGGGACATTAACTGATTAAAATCTTCACGTTTGTATGACCTTGCAGcactttgaaaaatatttattaccGTGGCTTTTGCATgtctttgttttaaatttttctcAAAGTGAAAGAGGCAGATACCATGGTGAGCTTCAGGAAAAACTTTTCTAATCTCATTTGCAATCAATTAGTTTCTATCTGACAAGAAAACTAATTCATGAcgaacttgaattgcttttctcattacCCCGAAAAATCAAATGTATGCCTCATTGTTTTCTGATTCTGCTACACCAAAACATAGAGGAAAGATTTGATTGTTTGCATCCTTTGATACAGCAACAAATAGAACACCACGATATTTGGACTTTAAAAATGTTGCATCTACTGTAATAACGGGTCTACAGTAGGACCAACCAGCTAGTGATGCCGCAGGAGCAAAGAACATGTAAGCAAATCTGTATagtgaaacacaaaaaaataaatcaTTAGGTGTGAAGTTTTTCAAATAGGAACATTTGAAACTTCAGGATGATGGTTACCTATTATGCGCATCTCTTTTTATGCTTGTGTACGTTCCTGGGTTTTTGCACACCATCATGTGTAGGTATGAAGGAAGAATCTGGTAGTTCTCTTCAGGTGACCCCCTTATGCAAGCAACAACTTTTTGAATAGCACGCCATGCCTTGTGATAACCAATGtcaattccaaatttctttttcatttcattttctacaAAGGCTGGTGTAACCTCTATATTTTTGTCTCGAACATGTTCTATAATTTGttcacttataaaatttgatgTAGCATGCTTCTGATCTGATTTTCTTGCATCAACCGAACATTCATGGATGTTATAATATTTTATCACCCTGAATAGTGTGGAATTTTTTATTCTGGTAGCACGTACATTCCAACCACATTTTTCCACGATGCATTTCAGCTCATATCTCTTTGAACATGATCTAACAGCAGTGAATTCAACTTTCTGGTTTATCTCCAAGCTGCAGAAAAATTTAGTCATATTTTGTTTATTCTCAAAAATTAATCCAACTCTTACTTCCTCAGG
Proteins encoded in this region:
- the LOC142177102 gene encoding uncharacterized protein LOC142177102; this translates as MEEPLERWARSWFLRRRYDMLTTNMVESMNSILLKGREMPILRMLDFIQEKLGEWFYERRKKANETFHRVSIWAEEMIKKMDLACKMFVFNIDSMLFRINREGIEFIVDLKKRTCDFLEFQLDELPCPHAIATINKRYL
- the LOC142177106 gene encoding uncharacterized protein LOC142177106, producing MENIPITSDRIEEIAESSCASQKSRKKVRRKLKESPPCKILGHDALPEEVRVGLIFENKQNMTKFFCSLEINQKVEFTAVRSCSKRYELKCIVEKCGWNVRATRIKNSTLFRVIKYYNIHECSVDARKSDQKHATSNFISEQIIEHVRDKNIEVTPAFVENEMKKKFGIDIGYHKAWRAIQKVVACIRGSPEENYQILPSYLHMMVCKNPGTYTSIKRDAHNRFAYMFFAPAASLAGWSYCRPVITVDATFLKSKYRGVLFVAVSKDANNQIFPLCFGVAESENNEAYI